The DNA segment GGCCGGTGGTGACGGAGCTGGCGCGGGTCAGGTCCTGGTCGATGAAGCGTTCGTAGTGGCCGAGGTCGAGATCCGTCTCGGCGCCGTCAACGGTGACGAAGACTTCGCCGTGCTGGTAGGGGGACATGGTGCCGGGATCGACGTTGAGGTAGGGATCGAGCTTCTGAATGGAGACGCAGACGCCGCGCGATTTCAGGATACGCCCGAGGGAGGCGGTGGTGATGCCTTTCCCTACGGAACTCACCACACCGCCGGTAACAAAGATATATTTCGGCATACCGCCTCGCCGTGAAGTCGCGCCGGACGGCGCATCGGAGGGGGGAGCACCTTTGACCAGATTCTAGGCGATCGCGCCGTCAGTTGTCAATGTAAAGTGGCGTCAATTGCCCAATTGCACGAGCAGCTTGACAGATCATCAGGTCGCTCAGCGCGCGGCGTGGGCAACGACCTCGTCCCCACCGGCGAGCTGGCTCTCAGCTTTGTCTCAGCTATGTCGAGTACGCTCCGCCAAGCGCCCATTGCCCACGGTGCGCGACCGCACACCGGCGCGCAACCACGTAGACGAGATACGCCTCATGCAGCGAACGCCGCAAGTCACCGGGGCGGCGGTGCCCCGCACCGTCCCACTCGCACCCGAACAGCCCGACAGCGCACCGCCGTCGCAGGGGCCGTCGCGCTTCCGTTGGCGGCAGTTGGCGGCCGGCCGGCGCGTACTGTTTGCCGTGCAGGCGCTCTACGTGCTGCTGTTCTGCGGCTGGCTGCTCTACCGGCACTCCTTCCCTGGTCCGGACGTGATCGCGATCTTCCTGCTGATCTTCGCCTTGATTGCGGCGCGCGGTCTGCGCTTTTTGCAGGACTGGACACCGTTTGTGCTGGTGCTGCTCGCCTACATCGGCCTCACGGGCGTGACGCAGGGGTTGATCGCCCGCGTGCACTACGGCTTCCCGATCATGGCCGACCGGGCGATGTTCGGCGGCCATGTGCCCACGGTCTGGCTGCAGGCGCACTTCTATCATCCGGGCCAGATGCAGTGGTACGACTATGCGGCGACGCTGCTCTATCCGCTGCACTTCGTCGTGCCGCTGATCGTGGCCTTCGTCTTCTGGTGGTGGCGGCCGCGCTATTACTGGCCGTTCGTCGTCTCCTACCTGCTGCTCTGCTACGCCGGCTTCCTCACCTACGTGCTCTATCCGATGGCGCCGCCGTGGCTCGCCGGCTACATGGCACGGATTCCGCCGGTGCACGTGATCGTGGCCGAGGTCAACTACGGCGGCGTCATCAACCCCGTGGAGCTGGGTCAGCGCCTGTTCAAGACCAACCCCGTGGCGGCCATGCCCAGCCTGCACGCCGGCTTTCCCGTGTTGGTCTGGCTGGTGCTGTGGCGCGTCTGGCCGCGCTGGGGCTGGGCGAGCGTGATCTATCCGCTGGCCATGTCGCTGGCCGTCGTCTATTTGGGTGAACACTACGTGATCGACGTGCTGGCCGGCTGGCTCTACGCCTTCGCCGCCTTCGCCGTCGTCTGGCGCAACGAGCGCGGCGAACCGGGCGAAGCCGCACGGCCCGCGCCGGACAGGAACCAGGCCGCGAAACTGAAGCAGCGGCCCTCCGGCGGCTTCGTCGCGCGGGGCGCCGCACGGGTAAGGA comes from the Dehalococcoidia bacterium genome and includes:
- a CDS encoding phosphatase PAP2 family protein; amino-acid sequence: MQRTPQVTGAAVPRTVPLAPEQPDSAPPSQGPSRFRWRQLAAGRRVLFAVQALYVLLFCGWLLYRHSFPGPDVIAIFLLIFALIAARGLRFLQDWTPFVLVLLAYIGLTGVTQGLIARVHYGFPIMADRAMFGGHVPTVWLQAHFYHPGQMQWYDYAATLLYPLHFVVPLIVAFVFWWWRPRYYWPFVVSYLLLCYAGFLTYVLYPMAPPWLAGYMARIPPVHVIVAEVNYGGVINPVELGQRLFKTNPVAAMPSLHAGFPVLVWLVLWRVWPRWGWASVIYPLAMSLAVVYLGEHYVIDVLAGWLYAFAAFAVVWRNERGEPGEAARPAPDRNQAAKLKQRPSGGFVARGAARVRSRPVA